The nucleotide sequence GCCATCAATTACTTTGTCCCATGTAGGCGCTAAGGAGTCTTCAAAGTCCGCCATAAAGACTTTCACATTAGCATTTAGTGCATTGATAACCATTTTGCGATCAACAGGCCCTGTTATTTCCACTCGACGGTCTTGAAGATCTTTAGGTATTGGATTAACTTTCCATTCTGATTTTATAATGGAATCTGATTCCGAAATAAAATCAGGAAGTTCACCATTATCAACTCTGTGTTTCCAGTTATCTCTTTCAACTAATAAAGCATGGCGTCTATCTGAGAAATGATTTACTAAATCAGTTAAAAAACACTTAACATCATGATTTAATATATTCTTTTCCTGTTCACCAAAAGATTGCGTAAAATTTAATTCTTCTGTAGTTAACGATTGTGACATTCTGCATTCCCCTAAAAGCGTTTACACACCTGATTAAGATTAATGCAGTTTTCACAAAAATCAAAAATGAATTCCATTTTTATTTAAATAATTTTTAACAATGTGATTACATCGGTGTTTTTTTATTGTACAAAAATCAGAATTTCAAAATAATTCGAGGGATCTGGAAGAGATCGGTAATAGACGGAGAAAAAGAATGTTAATGTCTGATGATTTTAGCTATATAGCTTTTTCTTATATGAATATTCTTCATACACCACATGAAGACCTCGACATTTAAAAAGTTATTAGATAAATTCAGGCTTCTAGATGTCTAGATGTATTTTAGAGGTTATTGAAATGCCAATTAGAGTGCCCGATGAGCTACCCGCAGTCCGCTGTTTACAAAAAGAGAATGTCTTTGTTATGACATCCAGTAGAGCGAGTATTCAAGATATTCGCCCATTAAAAGTGCTTATCCTTAATTTAATGCCAAAGAAAATAGAAACAGAAAATCAATTTCTGCGATTGCTTTCTAATAGTCCTCTTCAAATTGATATTCAATTATTGCGTATTGACTCTCGTGTTCCTAAAAATACTCCGGTAGAGCATCTCGATACTTTCTATTGTGATTTTGACCAAATTAAAGAACAAAATTTCGATGGACTTATTGTCACAGGTGCACCATTAGGGCTAGTTGAATTTGAAGATGTGGCTTATTGGGATGAAATAAAAGAAGTTATTACATGGGCTAAAGAGCATGTGACTTCTACACTCTTTATTTGTTGGGCGGCTCAAGCTGGATTGAATATCTTATACGACCTACCTAAATACACGCTAGAACAAAAAATTTCAGGCGTATATAGTCATAATACTTGCTCACCATTTTCACTGTTAACACGCGGATTTGATGAGACTTTCTTTGCTCCGCATTCTCGTTATGCTGGTTTTCCTATCGACTTTATTCAAAACAATACTGATTTAGAGATCCTTGCAACATCAGAAGAAGCTGGCGCTTATTTATTTGCATCAAAAGATAAAAGAGTTGTTTTTGCAACTGGGCATCCAGAATACGATCCCAATACACTAGCAGATGAATATCATCGTGATGTTAAAGCAGGGCTAGATCCTAAATTACCCGAAAACTATTTTCCTAGTAATGATCCGAGTAAAAAACCTATCGCTTCTTGGCGTAGTCATGGACATTTATTGTTTGCTAATTGGTTGAACTACTATGTTTATCAGATAACACCGTTCGATCTTACCCAAATGAATCCAACATTAGATTAAAGAAAAACCCCAAAATCAATTTGGGGTTTTAAGATAATCATTACTAAACTAAGAATTATTTATAACGATGAGCCAATGCGTTAGCTGCGATCATTGCATTATAAACATCTTCCTCAGTCACTTTCATTGGCATATTACCCATCGTGTCGCCTTCAGCACAGGCGATTTTAGCAACAGTGCGCCATTCGCTTTCAATGAATTCTTTCATGCCCATATCTTCAAGTGTCAGTGGTAATTCTGCCGCTTTAATAATACGGATCACTTCATCAATTTCTTCTTGTGGTGCATTTTCTAACACTAATTGAGTTAATAAACCGAATACCACTTTTTCACCATGTTGAACTCGGTGTAAAGACTCAACAGCAGACATACCATTATTTACTGCGTGAGCAGCTGCTAAACCACCGGCTTCAGCACCAACACCACTTAGGTAGATTGTTGCTTCAATAGTTTGCTCTAATGCAGGAGTGGTAATTTTGTGGCGAATAGCATCCATTGCTTTATCAATGTTTTCACTTAACATTTCAAAACAAAGTTGTGCTAAACCAAGGCCTGTACGTGATGGACGTTGATTGACTAAATTTAAGC is from Proteus columbae and encodes:
- the metA gene encoding homoserine O-acetyltransferase MetA, whose product is MPIRVPDELPAVRCLQKENVFVMTSSRASIQDIRPLKVLILNLMPKKIETENQFLRLLSNSPLQIDIQLLRIDSRVPKNTPVEHLDTFYCDFDQIKEQNFDGLIVTGAPLGLVEFEDVAYWDEIKEVITWAKEHVTSTLFICWAAQAGLNILYDLPKYTLEQKISGVYSHNTCSPFSLLTRGFDETFFAPHSRYAGFPIDFIQNNTDLEILATSEEAGAYLFASKDKRVVFATGHPEYDPNTLADEYHRDVKAGLDPKLPENYFPSNDPSKKPIASWRSHGHLLFANWLNYYVYQITPFDLTQMNPTLD